A single region of the Arthrobacter sp. PAMC25564 genome encodes:
- a CDS encoding SulP family inorganic anion transporter — MSTVKSAPGWKFSLRTFLPSRHDYDGLRTSWKTDLLAGITVGIVALPLALAFGVSSGVGAEAGLITAVVAGLVAAVMGGSHVQVSGPTGAMVVVLAPVVASHGVGSIALVSVMAGLLVCVLGISGLGRAVAFIPWPVVEGFTLGIAAIIFLQQVPMATGTAGTPGENTLLGAIDSASRASFPMVLQTLGVVVGVAAAMFLLPKLHKALPASLIAVLLATVAAELLQLDIPRIGALPHSLRAPSMPSLDPSVLGGLLMPAVSIATLAAIESLLSARVAAGMAGPDGRPTGAYSPDRELTGQGLASIAAGFFGGMPATGAIARTAVNVRSGAKTRLSAIVHAVVLLAIIYLAAGLVGRIPLAVLGGILMVTATRMVSKHAVTAIMRSTRADAFVFVLTALITVAFDLIVAIEIGLVAAAVFTLRKFASLSGVQREEINGVRVPGDEHIAIFRLDGAMFFGAAERVLQEISKVQDIQVAIIRLSQVRMLDATGAHTLVEVISALELRGVTVLLKGVQPQHLELVTNVGVIRSLRHHKHLFTTLPAAVEHARSHVRRNAGASA, encoded by the coding sequence ATGAGCACGGTAAAGTCCGCGCCGGGCTGGAAGTTCTCGCTCCGGACCTTCCTGCCGTCCCGCCACGACTACGACGGCCTGCGCACATCCTGGAAGACGGACCTGTTGGCCGGCATCACGGTGGGCATCGTGGCTCTGCCGCTGGCGCTCGCCTTCGGCGTCAGCTCCGGAGTGGGCGCCGAGGCCGGGCTGATCACGGCAGTGGTGGCCGGTCTGGTGGCCGCCGTCATGGGCGGCTCGCACGTGCAGGTCTCCGGCCCCACCGGCGCCATGGTCGTGGTCCTGGCCCCGGTGGTCGCCAGCCATGGCGTCGGCAGCATCGCGCTGGTCTCCGTCATGGCCGGCCTGCTGGTCTGCGTGCTGGGCATCAGCGGGCTGGGCCGGGCCGTTGCCTTCATCCCCTGGCCGGTGGTGGAAGGCTTCACCCTCGGCATCGCCGCGATCATCTTCCTCCAGCAGGTTCCGATGGCCACCGGAACCGCGGGCACGCCGGGCGAGAACACCCTGCTGGGGGCCATCGACAGCGCCTCCCGGGCCAGTTTCCCCATGGTCCTGCAGACCCTGGGCGTGGTGGTGGGCGTCGCCGCGGCGATGTTCCTGCTCCCGAAGCTGCACAAGGCGCTGCCGGCAAGCCTGATCGCGGTGCTGCTGGCCACCGTGGCGGCGGAACTGCTGCAGCTGGACATCCCGCGGATCGGCGCCCTGCCGCATTCGCTGCGCGCGCCCTCCATGCCCTCCCTTGATCCCTCCGTACTGGGAGGGCTGCTTATGCCCGCGGTCTCCATCGCCACGCTGGCGGCCATCGAATCGCTGCTCTCGGCCCGGGTGGCCGCCGGGATGGCCGGCCCGGACGGGCGGCCCACCGGAGCCTACAGCCCGGACCGCGAGCTCACCGGCCAGGGCCTGGCCTCCATTGCGGCCGGGTTCTTCGGCGGGATGCCCGCCACCGGCGCCATTGCCCGGACGGCCGTCAACGTCCGTTCCGGCGCGAAAACCCGGCTCTCCGCGATCGTTCACGCCGTCGTGCTGCTGGCCATCATCTATCTGGCGGCCGGACTGGTCGGGAGGATCCCGCTGGCGGTCCTGGGCGGCATCCTGATGGTCACGGCGACGCGTATGGTCTCCAAGCACGCGGTGACCGCCATCATGCGTTCCACCCGCGCCGACGCCTTCGTGTTTGTCCTGACCGCCCTCATCACCGTGGCCTTCGACCTGATTGTCGCCATCGAGATCGGACTTGTCGCCGCGGCCGTCTTCACGCTGCGGAAGTTCGCCTCACTCAGCGGCGTGCAGCGCGAGGAGATCAACGGGGTGCGCGTTCCCGGGGATGAGCACATCGCCATCTTCCGGCTGGACGGCGCGATGTTCTTCGGCGCCGCTGAACGCGTGCTGCAGGAAATCAGCAAGGTCCAGGACATCCAGGTGGCCATCATCCGGCTCTCGCAGGTGCGGATGCTCGATGCCACCGGCGCCCACACCCTGGTGGAGGTCATCTCGGCGCTGGAGCTGCGCGGCGTGACGGTCC
- a CDS encoding metalloregulator ArsR/SmtB family transcription factor — translation MISAAQTPLYEIKANLFKALAHPARIRVLELLAAAPDGAAPVSYLLAETGLEASHLSQHLATLRRHGVVTSVRSANAVTYRLAHPMISELLSIARIFLLDSLADSNEQLRLAQELPGAHLTASQANASRAPGPQAGTPPTPTPNAYGSAS, via the coding sequence ATGATTTCCGCGGCGCAGACCCCCTTGTACGAGATCAAGGCGAACCTTTTCAAGGCCCTCGCCCACCCTGCCCGGATCCGGGTGCTGGAACTGCTGGCCGCCGCCCCGGACGGCGCCGCGCCGGTCAGCTACCTCCTGGCCGAGACCGGCCTTGAGGCCTCCCATCTGTCCCAGCATCTGGCCACTCTCCGCCGGCACGGGGTGGTCACGTCGGTCCGGTCCGCGAATGCGGTCACCTACCGGCTGGCCCATCCCATGATTTCGGAACTGCTGAGCATTGCAAGGATCTTCCTCCTGGACAGCCTGGCCGATTCCAACGAGCAGCTGCGGCTCGCGCAGGAGCTGCCCGGCGCACACCTGACGGCTTCGCAGGCCAACGCATCCCGGGCACCTGGGCCGCAGGCCGGCACCCCTCCAACGCCCACACCCAACGCATACGGATCGGCATCATGA
- a CDS encoding MaoC family dehydratase N-terminal domain-containing protein: MTINPDLQGRSYPAAEVYDVGREKIREFARAVKATHPAHFDVDAAKALGHSDLVAPPTFAIIVAQRADAQLIEDPESGIDFSRVVHADQRFSHHRPIVAGDRLVAELHVDGVRTMGGGAMITTRSEISAIAADGSHAAVATTTSSILVRGEGQ, encoded by the coding sequence ATGACTATTAATCCGGATCTGCAGGGGCGCAGCTACCCTGCCGCAGAGGTGTACGACGTCGGCCGCGAGAAGATCCGCGAGTTCGCCCGCGCGGTCAAGGCCACCCACCCCGCCCACTTCGACGTCGATGCCGCCAAGGCCCTGGGGCACAGCGACCTCGTGGCGCCGCCCACTTTCGCCATCATCGTGGCCCAGCGCGCCGACGCGCAGCTGATCGAGGATCCGGAATCCGGCATCGACTTCTCCCGCGTGGTGCATGCCGACCAGCGGTTCAGCCATCACCGCCCGATCGTGGCCGGGGACCGGCTGGTCGCCGAACTGCACGTCGACGGCGTGCGCACCATGGGCGGCGGGGCCATGATCACCACCCGCTCGGAGATCTCTGCCATCGCGGCAGACGGATCCCACGCGGCCGTCGCCACCACCACCTCATCCATCCTGGTCCGCGGAGAGGGACAGTAG
- a CDS encoding MaoC family dehydratase, producing MSINIAELTVGQDIGSRSIEVTRTDLVKYAGASGDFNPIHWNEAFATGVGLPGVIAHGMFTMGAAVQLVTDWAGDPAAVVDFQTRFTKPVPVADTTGTLEPGAVIEVSGAIGALDAEAGTARVDLTVVAGGQKVLVKAQAVVRLG from the coding sequence ATGAGCATCAACATCGCAGAACTCACGGTCGGCCAGGACATCGGCAGCCGCAGCATCGAGGTCACCCGCACGGACCTGGTGAAGTACGCCGGCGCATCCGGGGACTTCAACCCCATCCATTGGAACGAGGCCTTCGCGACCGGCGTGGGACTGCCGGGCGTTATCGCGCACGGCATGTTCACCATGGGGGCGGCCGTCCAGCTGGTGACCGACTGGGCGGGCGACCCTGCCGCCGTCGTCGACTTCCAGACCCGCTTCACCAAGCCCGTCCCGGTGGCCGACACCACGGGAACCCTGGAACCCGGCGCCGTGATCGAGGTCAGCGGCGCCATCGGAGCGCTCGACGCCGAGGCAGGTACGGCCCGGGTTGACCTCACCGTCGTTGCCGGGGGCCAGAAGGTCCTGGTGAAGGCCCAGGCCGTCGTCAGGCTGGGCTGA
- a CDS encoding MFS transporter has translation MSGRAVQSAEVTAWRNAVVAAYAFSGLAFASWVSRLPAIRNGLDLTPGTVGLLLLCMTVGSFISVSVSGLIVLRFGSLRTIRIGSIMVGCGLVLAGFGTSVLANPLAVAAGLAVIGLGTASWNTASNMEGAAVERAVRRHIMPRLHGAFSIGTVAGAGLGAWAAGTGIPVFWHLAVVGALVAGSVATAARWFRADITPLREQGFTPAKPDTFEDPSTGPLPIIRPETGKPEEPLDNKRQIAQAWRDRRTLLLGVLVLGLALAEGAAGDWVALALADGHGQTEAAGAAGYGLFVTFMTVGRFAGTVLLDRFGRVPMLRWCAAFAVLGLGLFVFAPVPWLAYVALAVWGLGASLGFPVGMSAAADDPAKAAARVSVVSTIGYGAFLCGPPLLGLLAEHVGILHSLLAVMVMLVASFLLSPVARKPA, from the coding sequence GTGAGCGGACGCGCTGTCCAGAGCGCCGAGGTCACGGCCTGGCGCAACGCCGTGGTGGCCGCCTACGCGTTCAGCGGCCTTGCGTTCGCCAGCTGGGTGTCCCGGCTGCCGGCCATCCGCAACGGACTCGACCTCACCCCGGGCACCGTCGGACTGCTGCTGCTCTGCATGACCGTGGGCTCCTTCATCTCGGTCTCCGTCTCCGGCCTGATCGTGCTGCGCTTCGGCTCCCTGCGGACCATCCGGATCGGCAGCATCATGGTCGGTTGCGGACTGGTCCTGGCCGGCTTCGGCACCTCGGTCCTGGCGAACCCGCTGGCGGTCGCCGCGGGCCTGGCCGTCATCGGCCTGGGCACCGCCAGCTGGAACACCGCCTCCAACATGGAGGGCGCCGCGGTGGAACGGGCCGTGCGCCGGCACATCATGCCCAGGCTGCACGGTGCCTTCAGCATCGGCACCGTCGCGGGAGCCGGGCTGGGCGCCTGGGCCGCCGGTACCGGGATCCCGGTCTTCTGGCATCTCGCGGTGGTGGGCGCGCTCGTGGCCGGCTCGGTGGCCACGGCCGCCCGCTGGTTCCGCGCCGACATCACGCCGCTGCGGGAGCAGGGCTTCACACCGGCCAAACCCGATACCTTTGAGGACCCTTCCACCGGCCCGCTGCCCATCATCCGGCCCGAGACCGGGAAGCCGGAAGAACCGCTGGACAACAAGCGCCAGATCGCCCAGGCCTGGCGTGACCGCCGGACCCTGCTGCTCGGGGTGCTGGTGCTCGGGCTTGCCCTGGCCGAAGGCGCGGCCGGGGACTGGGTGGCACTCGCGCTCGCGGACGGCCATGGCCAGACTGAAGCCGCCGGGGCCGCAGGCTACGGGCTCTTCGTCACGTTCATGACGGTGGGCCGCTTCGCCGGAACCGTGCTGCTGGACCGCTTCGGCCGCGTTCCCATGCTGCGCTGGTGCGCCGCCTTCGCGGTCCTGGGCCTGGGCCTGTTCGTCTTCGCCCCCGTTCCGTGGCTGGCCTATGTTGCCCTCGCCGTCTGGGGCCTTGGCGCGTCGCTGGGGTTCCCGGTGGGCATGTCCGCCGCCGCTGACGATCCCGCGAAGGCCGCCGCACGCGTTTCCGTGGTCTCCACGATCGGCTACGGTGCGTTCCTCTGCGGGCCGCCGTTGCTGGGCCTGCTGGCGGAACATGTGGGCATCCTGCACTCGCTGCTGGCCGTCATGGTGATGCTGGTGGCCAGCTTCCTGCTCTCCCCGGTGGCCCGCAAGCCCGCCTGA